A section of the Nyctibius grandis isolate bNycGra1 chromosome 30, bNycGra1.pri, whole genome shotgun sequence genome encodes:
- the TFAP4 gene encoding transcription factor AP-4 isoform X1, translating into MEYFMVPAQKVPSLQHFRKSEKEVIGGLCSLANIPLTPETQRDQERRIRREIANSNERRRMQSINAGFQSLKTLIPHTDGEKLSKAAILQQTAEYIFSLEQEKTRLLQQNTQLKRFIQEFSGSSPKRRRAEDKDEGIGSPDIWEDEKAEDLRREMIELRQQLDKERSVRMMLEEQVRSLEAHMYPEKLKVIAQQVQLQQQQEQVRLLHQEKLEREQQIRTQLLPSHAPPAPTHHPTVIVPAPPPSHHVTVVTMGPSSVINTVSTSRQNLDTIVQAIQHIEGTQEKQLQEEEQRRAVIVTPARACPEPSASDTASDTEGNDSDSMDQSKEEPSGDGELP; encoded by the exons aTGGAGTACTTCATGGTGCCGGCGCAGAAGGTGCCCTCGCTGCAGCACTTCAGGAAATCCGAGAAGGAGGTCATCGGCGGGCTCTGCag CTTGGCCAACATCCCGTTGACTCCGGAGACCCAGCGGGACCAGGAGCGGCGGATACGCAGGGAAATCGCCAACAGCAACGAGAGGCGGCGGATGCAGAGCATCAATGCTGGCTTCCAGTCGCTGAAAACCCTCATCCCGCACACGGACGGGGAGAAGCTCAGCAAG GCGGCCATCCTCCAGCAGACGGCCGAGTACATCTTctccctggagcaggagaagactCGGCTACTGCAGCAGAACACCCAGCTCAAGCGGTTCATCCAG GAGTTCAGTGGCTCCTCCCCGAAACGGCGACGGGCGGAGGACAAAGACGAAGGGATCGGCTCGCCGGACATCTGGGAGGACGAGAAGGCCGAGGATCTGCGGCGGGAGATGATCGAGCTCCGGCAGCAGCTGGACAAGGAGCGCTCGGTCCGCATGATGCTGGAGGAGCAG GTTCGCTCCCTGGAAGCCCACATGTACCCCGAGAAGCTGAAGGTGATCGCTCAGCAagtgcagctccagcagcagcaggagcaggtgaGGCTGCTGCACCAGGAGAAGCTCGAGCGTGAGCAGCAGATCCGGACCCAG ctcctgccatcACATGCTCCCCCAGCGCCCACCCACCACCCCACCGTGATCGTTCCAGCGCCACCTCCCTCCCATCACGTCACCGTGGTCACCATGGGCCCGTCCTCGGTCATCAACACAGTCTCCACATCCCGGCAAAACCTGGACACCATCGTTCAG GCGATCCAGCACATCGAGGGGAcgcaggagaagcagctgcaggaagaggagcagagacGCGCCGTCATCGTGACGCCGGCGCGCGCCTGCCCCGAGCCCTCCGCCTCCGACACCGCCTCCGACACCGAGGGCAACGACAGTGACTCCATGGACCAGAGCAAAGAGGAGCCCTCGGGGGATGGGGAGCTGCCCTGA
- the TFAP4 gene encoding transcription factor AP-4 isoform X2, with translation MEYFMVPAQKVPSLQHFRKSEKEVIGGLCSLANIPLTPETQRDQERRIRREIANSNERRRMQSINAGFQSLKTLIPHTDGEKLSKEFSGSSPKRRRAEDKDEGIGSPDIWEDEKAEDLRREMIELRQQLDKERSVRMMLEEQVRSLEAHMYPEKLKVIAQQVQLQQQQEQVRLLHQEKLEREQQIRTQLLPSHAPPAPTHHPTVIVPAPPPSHHVTVVTMGPSSVINTVSTSRQNLDTIVQAIQHIEGTQEKQLQEEEQRRAVIVTPARACPEPSASDTASDTEGNDSDSMDQSKEEPSGDGELP, from the exons aTGGAGTACTTCATGGTGCCGGCGCAGAAGGTGCCCTCGCTGCAGCACTTCAGGAAATCCGAGAAGGAGGTCATCGGCGGGCTCTGCag CTTGGCCAACATCCCGTTGACTCCGGAGACCCAGCGGGACCAGGAGCGGCGGATACGCAGGGAAATCGCCAACAGCAACGAGAGGCGGCGGATGCAGAGCATCAATGCTGGCTTCCAGTCGCTGAAAACCCTCATCCCGCACACGGACGGGGAGAAGCTCAGCAAG GAGTTCAGTGGCTCCTCCCCGAAACGGCGACGGGCGGAGGACAAAGACGAAGGGATCGGCTCGCCGGACATCTGGGAGGACGAGAAGGCCGAGGATCTGCGGCGGGAGATGATCGAGCTCCGGCAGCAGCTGGACAAGGAGCGCTCGGTCCGCATGATGCTGGAGGAGCAG GTTCGCTCCCTGGAAGCCCACATGTACCCCGAGAAGCTGAAGGTGATCGCTCAGCAagtgcagctccagcagcagcaggagcaggtgaGGCTGCTGCACCAGGAGAAGCTCGAGCGTGAGCAGCAGATCCGGACCCAG ctcctgccatcACATGCTCCCCCAGCGCCCACCCACCACCCCACCGTGATCGTTCCAGCGCCACCTCCCTCCCATCACGTCACCGTGGTCACCATGGGCCCGTCCTCGGTCATCAACACAGTCTCCACATCCCGGCAAAACCTGGACACCATCGTTCAG GCGATCCAGCACATCGAGGGGAcgcaggagaagcagctgcaggaagaggagcagagacGCGCCGTCATCGTGACGCCGGCGCGCGCCTGCCCCGAGCCCTCCGCCTCCGACACCGCCTCCGACACCGAGGGCAACGACAGTGACTCCATGGACCAGAGCAAAGAGGAGCCCTCGGGGGATGGGGAGCTGCCCTGA